Part of the Lysobacter enzymogenes genome is shown below.
GTTATCGATTGGGTGATGCATCTGCGTTCCTCCCTCCAAGGAGCACGTCGCTGCGCGGGGCAGCGTTGAGAAGCGGCGTGTTTTGTAATCGCTTACACGCGCGACCAAATTTTTTTCGCCCGCGATCAGGCGCCGCCCCCTCGGCGTAGCCCCGACTCGCGCACGATCAATTCCGGCCGCAACGGCTCGCTTTGCCGCGGTTTTTCTTGGTGTTCGTGATGTTCGCCCGACGCCGGCGCGGACTCCGCCGCCGGTTCGGGATTGAGCCGGGCCAGCAGCATCCGCGCCGCGCGCGCGCCGAGCTCGGCGATATTGACCCGCATGGTCGTTAGCGCAGGGTGGACGTAGCGCGCCAGCGGAATGTCGTCGAAGCCGGTCACGGCGATGTCGTCGGGCACGCGCAGCCCGCCCTGGACCAGTCCGAACAGGCAGCCCAGCGCCATCATGTCGTTGGCGGCGAACACCGCATCGGGACGTTCGCGCGCGGCCAGCAGGGCGGCGCCGGCGGCGTGGCCGGAGGCTTCGTCGAACTTGCCCGGCAGCACCCATTCGCGCGCATCCGGCAACAGCCGCGCCAGCGCTTCGCGATAGCCGCGCAGGCGCTCGTTGGCGTCGAAGTTGTCTTCCGGGCCGGCGATGAAGGCGATGCGGCGGTGGCCCGCGGCGACGAGGTGCTCGACCATCGCCTGCGCGCCGCCGTAGTTGTCGACGTTCAGCGAAGGCGTGTCGGCGCCGGCGTCCTGGGCGTTGATCAGCACCGTCGGCAGGGTCGCGGCCAGTTCCTCGGCGATCGACACTTGCGCGGCGGCATACGGCGACATCACCAGCAGGCCGTCGACCCGACCGCGCATCGCCCGCAGCGCGGAGATCTGTTCTTCCGGCTGGCCGTGGTAGCTCGACACCAACAGATGCAGGCGATGCTCGCGCGCGACCTGATCGACGCCGCGCACCAGTTCGGAAAAGAACTCGCCGTGCAGATCCGGCAGCACCACGCCGAGCGTCTGGGTGCGGCGGCTGCTGAGGCTGCGCGCCGCCGCATGCGGCGTGTAGCGCAGGTCGTTGGCGACGGCCAGGACGCGCCGGCGCACGTCTTCGGCGACGTTGCCATGCCCGTTCAAAGTCCGCGATACTGTCGCCACCGACACCTGGGCCGCGCGGGCGACATCTTTGATCGTCACGCTCACCACAGTCTCGATCGCCCTTCGCGGCTGAAAGTGCGACGACTGTAAACGTTTTCAGGAACGAGTGTAAAGCGCTTGTTATGAAAAGCGTTTAGACGGTCGGAAAGCGCGCAAATCCCCGGCAAAACCATGTTGCGCCGCGTCATGCGGCGCGCTGCGCGCACGCGCAACGCGCCCTGCCCGTCTACTTCACAGACCGGCTTCCTGCGGCGTCTTGGCGTTGATCGCCAGCGCGTGGATGTCGGTGGTCATCAGTTCGCCGACCGCGGAATACACCGCGCGGTGGCGCGCCAGCGGCAGCATGCCGGCGAAGGCCTGGCTGATCACGGCGACGCGGAAATGGCCGCGCCCGTCCTGCGCGCCGGCGTGGCCGGCATGGCGATGGCTCTCGTCTTCGATTTCCAGCGACACCGGCGCCAGCGCGGCCACGATCGCGGCGCGGATCGCCTCGGCGCGCTGCTCGCGCGGCAGGCTCACGGCAGCACCTTGCGGAACGGCCGCACCTCGACCCGCGCGTACACGCCGGCGTCGACATAAGGATCGGCATCGGCCCAGGCGCGCGCGGCCTCGAGCGATTCGAACTCGGCCACGACCGCGCTGCCGCTGAAACCGGCCGGGCCCGGATCCTCGGCGTCGATCGCCGGACACGGCCCGGCCAGCAGCAAACGGCCCTGATCGCGCAGTTCGTGCAGGCGCTGCAAATGCGCGGGACGCGCCAGGGCGCGCTTGGGCAGCGCATCGGCGGCGTCGTAACCTTCGATCAGATACCACATGACCAACCTCGGCGGAGCGGCGTGGGGAACGCGCATTGTAGCCCCCGCCGCGAGTCCGCCGCGGCCGCGCGAACTTGCCCGATGCGGCGGTCCGCAGCGCCGCTCAGCCGCCGTCGACCGCCACCGGCGCGGCCAGCAGGCGCGCGTGGCGGGCGCCGTGGCCCTCGCAGTCGGCGACCTGGGCCAGGGCGATGCGCTCGCCGTCGCACAGCCACAGCACCAGCCCCGGCCGCAGCCGCACGCCGGTGCGGCGCAGGTCCTGCAAGGTGCCGCGCGCGTCCAGGCGCAGGCAGCCGTCGGCCGCCGCGTAGGCGAAGTCGGCGAAAATCCGGGCGTGCGACACCGTCGGCCTCCGTGGCGCGGGCGGGCTCAAGAAAACAGCCCGCATCCGAAGATGCGGGCTGTGCGTGCCGGCGGACCGGCGGCGTTACCGCGAGCTCAGAACGCTCAGGCGACCTTGGTCTGGGTCGACTGCTGGTTGCGCTGCTGCTCCTGCTGCTGGGTCTGCTGCTGCGCCGACTGCGGCACGTCCTGCTGCAGGCGCTGGGTCGACTGCTCCACGCTCTGCTGGGTCGCCTGGTTGCGGTCGACGTAGGCGCGGTGGTGGCTGGGATCGTTGAGCTCGCCCTGCACCGCGAAAATGCCCTTGCCGTTGGCGTTGGGCACGACGTGGTCGATCTTGGTCAGGCCGCTGACGCGCGCGTCGTAGGTCAGCGTGGCCGCGGCGCGCTCGAGTTCCTTGTGGTCCTTGAAGCCGCCGAGCTTCTCCAGGCCGGTCACCGCCTGCTGGTACATGGCGTGGTCGCGGTGGTTCGGGTCCGACAGCAGCGGGCCGGCGTTGGGATCGCGCGCCGGGGCGTCGTGACGCGGCTGCGCGGTCTTGAGCTCGCGCAAGGTGTTCGGGCCGGCGATGCCGTCGACGGTCAGGCCCGGATGCTCGCGCTGGAACTGCTCGACCGCATGCTTGGTGCGGTCGCCGAACTTGCCGTCGGCGACCAGCGCCTTGCCGTCGGCGTCGCGGTAGCCCAGCGCGTTGAGGCGCTCCTGCATCGCCTTGACTTCCGGCCCGTGCTCGTCCTTGCGCAGCACCCCGTCGGCCATCGGCGCGGCCTGCGCGGCGGGCTTGTGGTCGTGCTTGTCGCCGGGCTT
Proteins encoded:
- a CDS encoding YciI family protein, with product MWYLIEGYDAADALPKRALARPAHLQRLHELRDQGRLLLAGPCPAIDAEDPGPAGFSGSAVVAEFESLEAARAWADADPYVDAGVYARVEVRPFRKVLP
- a CDS encoding LacI family DNA-binding transcriptional regulator, with the translated sequence MSVTIKDVARAAQVSVATVSRTLNGHGNVAEDVRRRVLAVANDLRYTPHAAARSLSSRRTQTLGVVLPDLHGEFFSELVRGVDQVAREHRLHLLVSSYHGQPEEQISALRAMRGRVDGLLVMSPYAAAQVSIAEELAATLPTVLINAQDAGADTPSLNVDNYGGAQAMVEHLVAAGHRRIAFIAGPEDNFDANERLRGYREALARLLPDAREWVLPGKFDEASGHAAGAALLAARERPDAVFAANDMMALGCLFGLVQGGLRVPDDIAVTGFDDIPLARYVHPALTTMRVNIAELGARAARMLLARLNPEPAAESAPASGEHHEHQEKPRQSEPLRPELIVRESGLRRGGGA
- a CDS encoding peptidoglycan-binding domain-containing protein: MPNYKIVESVGNKVQNVHDFEDIERHHPSRGNEKGRVYGTVNGEREELLGNYNGKATVTRDGDHFVSKDFVLQANGNASVKVPAVANGYIGKIDPSDGIVQIYDKPANDPSREMIAQYRHMDLRNTDLRVGQKIEYGEPLGIQSGFNNGKSNAFGKHVHIDINTGYLPQMERYIRDMDRGAITTDKRPPHSENLTGKAQVSDVSGKGSIVHTPGVNAGNAHNHDHKPGDKHDHKPAAQAAPMADGVLRKDEHGPEVKAMQERLNALGYRDADGKALVADGKFGDRTKHAVEQFQREHPGLTVDGIAGPNTLRELKTAQPRHDAPARDPNAGPLLSDPNHRDHAMYQQAVTGLEKLGGFKDHKELERAAATLTYDARVSGLTKIDHVVPNANGKGIFAVQGELNDPSHHRAYVDRNQATQQSVEQSTQRLQQDVPQSAQQQTQQQEQQRNQQSTQTKVA
- a CDS encoding BolA family protein — translated: MPREQRAEAIRAAIVAALAPVSLEIEDESHRHAGHAGAQDGRGHFRVAVISQAFAGMLPLARHRAVYSAVGELMTTDIHALAINAKTPQEAGL